A window of Cohnella herbarum contains these coding sequences:
- a CDS encoding polysaccharide deacetylase family protein codes for MNTAQRLGYGKEEKLLIVNADDFGLCRSVNETIVELLSNKEISSTTIMMNCSWSADASALIQSVAPDADVGVHWTLTSEWPLYRWGPICRSRATGSLSGRDGWFPETISEVERRADPEEVRHELIAQTEAALRSGLTLSHADNHMGSLYGFHSGKDLLPIAFDVCARYGLPFRLPRLLMPVGGRVIPTELSDRAKIRVRQADDRGIVLPDYVLGPEYRLNWGETYESVKMEGVQLIRNLLPGVTEWISHPARPTDELRAFHGHPDKRGMEIAFWQDEEVREALEAERVRLIGWKDLQNLQASLSV; via the coding sequence ATGAACACGGCGCAGCGATTGGGTTACGGAAAAGAGGAAAAGTTGCTGATCGTGAATGCGGATGATTTCGGGCTTTGCCGCAGCGTGAACGAGACGATTGTCGAGCTATTATCGAACAAGGAGATTAGCTCTACTACGATTATGATGAACTGCTCTTGGTCCGCGGATGCGTCCGCGCTTATTCAATCCGTCGCCCCGGATGCCGATGTCGGGGTTCACTGGACGTTAACTAGCGAATGGCCTCTCTATCGATGGGGGCCGATTTGCCGAAGCCGTGCGACGGGTAGCTTGAGCGGGCGGGATGGATGGTTTCCCGAAACGATCTCCGAAGTCGAGCGAAGAGCGGACCCCGAAGAAGTACGGCACGAATTGATCGCCCAGACGGAAGCGGCGCTAAGATCGGGTCTGACGTTATCGCACGCCGACAATCATATGGGCAGCTTATACGGATTTCATTCGGGGAAGGATCTGTTGCCGATCGCATTTGACGTCTGCGCGCGATACGGTCTTCCTTTCCGGTTGCCTCGGCTTCTCATGCCGGTTGGGGGCAGAGTCATCCCGACGGAGCTTAGCGATCGCGCTAAGATCAGGGTACGCCAAGCGGACGACCGCGGAATCGTGCTTCCCGATTACGTGCTTGGCCCCGAATATCGCCTCAATTGGGGAGAAACATATGAATCGGTTAAGATGGAAGGCGTCCAATTAATCCGTAATTTATTGCCGGGCGTAACGGAGTGGATCTCTCATCCGGCACGGCCAACGGATGAACTTCGAGCTTTCCACGGTCATCCGGATAAAAGGGGAATGGAGATCGCCTTCTGGCAAGACGAGGAGGTTCGCGAGGCTCTCGAGGCAGAGCGTGTCAGACTTATCGGATGGAAGGACCTTCAGAATCTGCAAGCAAGCTTGTCCGTATGA
- a CDS encoding phosphonate ABC transporter ATP-binding protein, which produces MIVISGLTRKIPEGKTILDHVNTRLEPGTFIAVVGSSGSGKSALLKALALKEVWTSGEYKVDGKDLMEASFFAKMKFRRQIAYLEQKPLMYEKKTALKNVLIGASEQTPLWRRVTGMVRSDDHMGAMDMLEHVGLMERASQVVERMSGGERQRIAIARALVHGARLVLADEPVSGLDPHTSEEMMKTLKKLCHDKGTTIVAALHRVELAEKFADEIWGMQDGRLIINIRGRRLTASEKIRLT; this is translated from the coding sequence ATGATCGTAATTTCTGGATTAACACGTAAAATTCCCGAGGGTAAAACGATATTGGATCATGTGAATACTCGTCTTGAACCGGGCACTTTCATCGCGGTCGTCGGATCTAGCGGCAGCGGCAAGTCGGCATTGCTGAAGGCGCTTGCCCTGAAGGAAGTATGGACTTCGGGGGAATACAAGGTAGACGGTAAAGATCTCATGGAGGCCAGCTTCTTCGCCAAGATGAAGTTTCGCCGGCAAATCGCTTATCTGGAACAGAAGCCGCTTATGTACGAGAAAAAGACGGCGCTCAAAAACGTGCTGATCGGAGCCTCGGAACAGACGCCTCTATGGCGCAGAGTTACGGGCATGGTGCGTAGTGACGATCATATGGGCGCTATGGATATGCTTGAACATGTTGGCCTGATGGAGCGCGCCTCGCAAGTGGTCGAGAGGATGAGCGGGGGAGAACGCCAACGGATCGCCATCGCGCGCGCGCTCGTCCATGGCGCACGCCTTGTGCTTGCGGACGAGCCGGTATCCGGCTTGGACCCGCATACGTCGGAAGAAATGATGAAAACGTTAAAGAAGCTGTGCCACGACAAAGGAACGACGATCGTCGCCGCGTTGCACCGCGTGGAACTTGCCGAGAAATTCGCCGACGAAATATGGGGGATGCAAGACGGCAGGCTCATTATCAACATCAGAGGAAGAAGATTAACCGCTTCCGAGAAAATCCGATTAACGTAA
- a CDS encoding acyl-CoA thioesterase, with amino-acid sequence MSEEARPVSRSRSIMTELVFPTDTNHHGTMFGGTLMKYIDKISAISAMRHCGKPVVTASTDSLDFLAPIRMGEAVELEAFVTSTNRSSMEVYVVVRAENLFTRDRRVTCTAFSTFVAVDENGKPVPVPPVIPDNEAERKLFDSAPERYEQRKKRRSQRFSSTE; translated from the coding sequence ATGAGCGAGGAAGCAAGACCGGTCAGCCGATCGCGGTCGATTATGACGGAACTCGTCTTCCCGACGGATACGAACCATCATGGGACGATGTTCGGCGGAACGTTAATGAAATACATCGATAAAATTTCCGCGATCTCCGCGATGAGACATTGCGGCAAACCCGTCGTTACGGCTTCCACGGATAGCCTCGATTTTCTGGCGCCGATCCGAATGGGGGAAGCCGTGGAATTGGAAGCGTTCGTTACCTCGACGAACCGCAGTTCCATGGAGGTATACGTGGTCGTTCGGGCGGAAAACCTGTTCACGCGCGACCGAAGGGTGACCTGCACGGCCTTCTCCACGTTCGTAGCGGTAGACGAGAATGGCAAACCGGTTCCCGTACCGCCTGTAATCCCCGATAACGAAGCGGAGCGGAAGCTATTCGACAGCGCGCCCGAGCGTTACGAACAACGCAAGAAAAGGCGGTCCCAGCGGTTCTCGTCGACAGAGTGA
- a CDS encoding sensor domain-containing diguanylate cyclase, whose amino-acid sequence MRAKKGLTLRSTVNTIVLIAVLATVVISTVIAYRSEKQSLTRTTFQLNHVYTEKISDTVNNLFVNMKQSLQVTGEYLSKDLTREDLHEQLERFQRGNPSFNAVFIVDSNGHIVEGSNVEPSARGTKVNSVGTLQAIKEQRPLISEPYLSGTNKLIVMISQPIKDANGQYAGYIGGSIRLHETNIFQTILGTAPSQDNGTYAYVVSSSGRLLYHPDPNRIGELVVGNEVINDLMAGNGGTKRIINTKGNDMLASYSYIQEAGWGIVSQTPTDVVLNSTRKLVMKIVLYMLPALLIFMAVIYWIVGKVAAPFSKLAQFATLLSPTQSSSDELPKINAWNYEANVLHKALARAIRHFRYQFESLSIEAQTDPLTGLFNRRTMDHFVQNWIAQKASFSMLVMDLDNFKQVNDTYGHDKGDDVLKYLASSLQRLFGENHVCCRFGGEEFVVLVLDEDFNKAIEDAELIRKFMAETKSPTGSAVTLSIGVSHYPGFAHNADQLFRLADEAMYRAKRSGRNRVELEQGAGFDSTEKTS is encoded by the coding sequence ATGCGAGCGAAGAAAGGTTTGACGCTAAGATCAACGGTCAACACCATCGTTCTGATTGCGGTATTGGCAACGGTTGTGATTAGCACGGTGATTGCTTACAGGAGCGAGAAGCAATCCCTTACCCGAACGACGTTTCAATTGAATCACGTGTATACGGAGAAAATATCGGATACCGTGAACAATTTGTTCGTAAATATGAAACAAAGCTTGCAAGTCACCGGCGAATATTTATCTAAGGACTTAACCCGAGAGGATCTTCACGAGCAATTGGAACGGTTCCAACGCGGCAATCCTTCTTTTAACGCGGTATTCATCGTCGATAGTAACGGCCACATTGTCGAAGGCTCTAACGTAGAACCGAGCGCGAGGGGTACCAAGGTCAATTCAGTAGGCACTTTGCAAGCGATTAAGGAGCAGCGCCCGCTCATATCGGAGCCTTACTTATCCGGGACGAATAAATTAATCGTCATGATCAGTCAACCGATCAAGGATGCCAACGGCCAATATGCGGGTTATATCGGCGGTTCTATCCGCCTTCACGAAACTAATATTTTTCAGACGATACTCGGAACCGCGCCTTCTCAAGATAACGGTACTTATGCGTACGTGGTTAGCTCATCCGGTCGTTTGCTCTACCATCCGGATCCGAATCGGATCGGCGAACTCGTCGTCGGCAATGAAGTTATTAACGACTTGATGGCTGGCAACGGCGGTACGAAACGCATTATCAACACGAAGGGTAACGACATGCTGGCTAGCTATTCTTACATTCAGGAAGCGGGATGGGGGATCGTATCCCAGACGCCAACCGATGTCGTTTTGAATTCGACCCGCAAACTCGTAATGAAAATCGTGCTATACATGTTACCTGCGTTGCTAATTTTCATGGCCGTTATCTACTGGATCGTTGGCAAAGTCGCTGCTCCTTTTTCCAAATTGGCGCAGTTTGCAACCTTGCTGTCTCCGACTCAAAGCAGCTCGGACGAACTGCCTAAGATCAACGCGTGGAACTATGAAGCTAACGTACTCCACAAAGCGTTGGCCAGAGCGATACGCCATTTCCGCTATCAATTCGAGAGCTTGTCTATCGAAGCGCAGACGGATCCGTTAACGGGGTTATTCAACAGACGGACGATGGATCATTTCGTACAAAATTGGATAGCGCAGAAAGCTTCCTTCTCCATGTTGGTTATGGACTTGGATAACTTTAAGCAAGTTAACGATACGTACGGGCATGACAAGGGCGACGATGTGCTCAAGTATCTAGCGTCCTCCTTGCAACGTTTGTTTGGCGAAAATCATGTTTGCTGCCGATTCGGCGGCGAAGAATTCGTCGTTCTGGTGTTGGACGAGGATTTTAATAAGGCGATCGAGGACGCGGAATTGATTCGTAAATTTATGGCGGAAACGAAGAGTCCTACAGGCTCCGCGGTGACGCTTTCGATCGGGGTCTCTCACTATCCGGGGTTTGCCCATAATGCGGATCAACTTTTCCGTCTAGCGGATGAGGCTATGTATCGAGCTAAGCGCTCCGGGAGGAACCGGGTCGAACTGGAACAAGGCGCGGGATTCGATTCGACGGAGAAGACGAGTTAG
- a CDS encoding DUF6254 family protein, with amino-acid sequence MPTSKRRRESTWKSRKQNQQPHGKITSLHELANETNPEGKTDPTS; translated from the coding sequence ATGCCTACTTCCAAACGACGAAGAGAAAGCACTTGGAAAAGCCGCAAGCAGAACCAACAACCTCACGGTAAAATCACTTCGCTGCATGAGTTGGCGAACGAAACGAATCCGGAGGGGAAAACCGATCCGACATCGTAG
- a CDS encoding dihydrofolate reductase, with translation MTITLIAAVASNGVIGNNNELIWRLPADMKYFRQHTIGKPVLMGRKTFESLGKPLKDRTNVILSRTLQEAPEGCELVRTIPEAIAKYGEDELMVIGGGDIYKQALGIADRLQLTEIAQDFEGDTYFPFFDREEWKLVSREVGTQDDKNLLPFAFCVYERAIAK, from the coding sequence ATGACCATTACTTTAATAGCGGCGGTTGCCTCCAACGGGGTAATAGGCAACAATAACGAATTGATATGGCGCTTGCCTGCCGACATGAAATATTTCAGGCAACATACGATCGGCAAACCGGTTTTAATGGGCCGTAAAACCTTTGAATCATTAGGGAAACCCTTGAAAGACCGGACTAACGTCATCTTGTCGCGGACGCTCCAAGAAGCTCCGGAAGGCTGCGAGCTGGTCAGAACGATTCCCGAAGCCATCGCCAAATACGGCGAGGACGAGTTAATGGTCATCGGCGGCGGGGATATCTATAAACAGGCGCTTGGAATCGCGGATCGATTGCAATTGACGGAGATTGCCCAGGATTTCGAAGGGGATACTTATTTTCCTTTTTTCGACCGTGAGGAATGGAAGCTCGTCTCTCGGGAAGTGGGAACGCAAGACGATAAAAACCTTCTGCCCTTTGCATTTTGCGTCTATGAACGGGCAATTGCGAAATAG
- a CDS encoding HAD family hydrolase: protein MKQKIMFDLDDTLVHCNKYFHFILDQFADLLYAWYSSAGITRAQIIAKQLEIDIARVQVHGFKSEHFPQSLIDTYRYYQNVTGRSASPVEEDKLWKLGNSVYELDVEPYPAMDETLDSLASSGHELHLYTGGDSLIQYRKIESMNLERYFQDRIYVRLHKNTDALEQILKDGKFNRATTWMIGNSIRTDVLPALHCGINAVYLKQETEWTFNVLPIDAKPSGALLTLTELPQVPPAIDDYLNEFGMRISG from the coding sequence ATGAAACAAAAAATCATGTTCGACCTTGACGATACGTTAGTCCATTGCAATAAATACTTTCATTTCATTTTGGATCAATTTGCCGACTTGTTGTACGCATGGTACTCTTCTGCCGGAATTACTCGCGCGCAGATCATAGCTAAACAATTGGAAATCGATATCGCCCGGGTTCAAGTTCATGGATTTAAGAGCGAGCATTTCCCGCAATCCTTAATCGACACTTACCGTTACTATCAGAACGTAACCGGGCGCTCGGCCTCGCCTGTAGAGGAAGATAAGCTGTGGAAGCTCGGAAACAGCGTGTACGAGCTTGACGTCGAACCGTATCCAGCTATGGATGAGACTTTGGACTCCCTTGCCAGCAGCGGTCATGAACTGCATCTGTATACCGGCGGCGATTCCCTTATCCAATATCGTAAAATCGAGAGCATGAATCTTGAACGCTATTTCCAAGATCGGATCTACGTCCGACTGCACAAAAATACCGATGCGTTAGAACAAATATTGAAGGATGGCAAGTTCAATAGAGCGACTACGTGGATGATCGGAAATTCGATCCGTACCGATGTTCTCCCTGCCCTCCATTGCGGCATTAACGCCGTTTATTTGAAACAGGAAACGGAATGGACGTTTAATGTGTTACCGATCGACGCCAAACCCAGCGGGGCGCTATTGACCTTAACGGAGCTGCCTCAAGTTCCTCCCGCCATCGACGATTACTTGAACGAGTTCGGGATGAGAATATCCGGTTAA
- a CDS encoding MOSC domain-containing protein, protein METNELLLSAYPLISLNIGKVRSGTYKGKETTSGIDKRKVDRALALGELGFEGDEQADLVHHGGVDKAVCVYSYDHYKHWEAKLDRSLEYGAFGENFTVAHMNESQVHIGDTFSIGTAVVQISQPRQPCWKLAMRWGLDELPLLVTTSGATGFYFRVLKQGEVKTGDELLPLQVHPHRITVEEANRVMHKDREDIDGLRKLLAVDALSASWVNTFSKRLERLVNE, encoded by the coding sequence TTGGAAACCAACGAATTATTGTTATCCGCATACCCGTTAATATCATTAAATATCGGTAAAGTACGGTCGGGTACTTACAAAGGCAAGGAAACGACGTCGGGAATCGATAAGCGTAAAGTCGACCGTGCGCTAGCGCTCGGCGAGCTTGGGTTCGAAGGAGACGAGCAAGCCGATCTCGTTCATCACGGCGGGGTCGACAAAGCCGTTTGCGTTTATAGTTACGATCATTATAAGCACTGGGAAGCCAAGCTGGATCGTTCCTTGGAATACGGCGCGTTCGGGGAAAATTTCACGGTTGCGCATATGAACGAATCGCAAGTTCATATTGGAGACACCTTTAGTATCGGGACTGCGGTCGTACAGATCAGTCAGCCTCGCCAGCCATGCTGGAAACTGGCCATGCGGTGGGGCTTGGACGAGCTTCCGCTGCTCGTTACGACTAGCGGCGCGACGGGATTTTACTTCCGCGTGCTGAAGCAAGGCGAAGTGAAGACGGGCGACGAATTGCTCCCGCTTCAGGTTCATCCGCACAGGATCACGGTCGAGGAAGCTAACCGGGTCATGCATAAGGATCGCGAGGACATCGATGGGTTGCGCAAATTATTAGCCGTGGACGCGTTGTCCGCTAGCTGGGTAAATACGTTCTCGAAAAGATTGGAACGACTCGTGAACGAATAA
- the thyA gene encoding thymidylate synthase, with product MRNYLDLLQDVLDNGTSKGDRTGTGTLSVFGRQLRFDLSEGFPLVTTKRIHLKSVVHELLWFLRGDTNIHYLKEHGVRIWDEWADENGDLGPVYGSQWRAWETPDGRVIDQIQQVVDGIKNNPNSRRHLVSAWNVAVIDEMKLPPCHFVFQFYVADGKLSCMLTMRSVDTFLGLPFNIASYALLTHMIAQQCGLEVGEFVWSGGDVHIYSNHLEQVKLQLTRDPLPLPQLNIVRKPDSIFDYKFEDFEFVGYEHHPGIKAPVAV from the coding sequence TTGCGCAATTATTTAGATTTACTTCAAGATGTGTTGGACAACGGCACGTCAAAAGGAGACCGGACGGGTACGGGGACGTTATCCGTATTCGGCAGGCAATTGAGGTTCGACTTATCGGAAGGATTTCCGCTTGTCACTACTAAAAGAATCCATCTGAAATCGGTCGTACACGAGCTGTTGTGGTTTCTGAGAGGCGATACGAATATTCATTATCTGAAAGAGCACGGAGTGCGGATATGGGACGAGTGGGCCGACGAGAACGGAGATTTAGGTCCCGTATACGGCTCGCAATGGCGTGCTTGGGAAACTCCGGACGGCCGAGTCATTGATCAGATTCAGCAGGTCGTGGACGGGATTAAAAATAATCCGAATTCCCGGAGGCATCTCGTTAGCGCGTGGAACGTCGCGGTCATCGATGAAATGAAGCTTCCCCCTTGCCATTTCGTATTCCAGTTTTATGTCGCGGACGGCAAACTGTCGTGCATGCTTACGATGCGTTCCGTCGATACGTTCCTAGGGCTACCGTTTAATATCGCTTCGTATGCCTTGTTAACCCATATGATCGCCCAGCAATGCGGCCTGGAAGTCGGAGAATTCGTCTGGTCCGGCGGAGACGTCCACATCTACAGCAATCATCTGGAGCAGGTGAAGCTGCAATTAACGCGGGATCCGCTTCCGTTGCCTCAACTGAATATTGTACGTAAGCCCGACTCCATCTTCGATTATAAGTTCGAGGATTTCGAATTCGTCGGTTACGAGCATCATCCGGGAATTAAGGCTCCGGTAGCCGTTTAA
- a CDS encoding glutamate synthase subunit beta, translated as MSTPTGFMEYKRELPSDRDPLTRIQDWKEFHRMFSEEQLRTQGARCMDCGTPYCHTGIELGGSVSGCPVNNLIPEWNSLIYRGLWREAYERLNKTNNFPEFTGRVCPAPCEGSCTVGLIGDPVTIKTIEQAIIDRAFEEGWVVPQPPKTRTGKKVAVVGSGPAGLAAAAQLNKAGHTVTVYERADRVGGLLTYGIPSMKLEKDIVQRRVDLLAAEGVQFVVNTEIGKHISSQELLEQFDSVVLCGGATKARPIGNVEGHELKGIYQAMDYLNSTIKSYLDNGLQEGTYISGHNKNVIVIGGGDTGTDCVATALRHGCASVTQFGTHAKAPLERDAANNPWPEYPNVYTLDYAHEEAKALYGEDPRAFSVLTKKFVGDENGNVKELHTVQIRRYVDEQGRKIYEEIPGSEKVWPADLVLVAVGFEGPERTIIDQLGLETDRRTNVKARYGKYTTNVDKVFAAGDMRRGQSLIVWAINEGREAAREVDKYLMGSTQLP; from the coding sequence ATGTCCACGCCTACGGGATTTATGGAATATAAAAGGGAACTTCCTAGCGACCGCGACCCGCTTACTCGAATCCAGGATTGGAAAGAATTTCACCGGATGTTTTCCGAAGAGCAGCTTCGCACGCAAGGCGCTCGTTGCATGGATTGCGGGACCCCTTATTGTCATACCGGAATAGAGCTTGGGGGAAGCGTCTCCGGCTGCCCGGTCAATAACTTGATACCTGAATGGAACAGCCTCATCTATCGCGGCCTTTGGAGAGAAGCCTACGAACGGCTGAACAAGACGAATAATTTTCCGGAATTTACGGGACGCGTTTGTCCGGCTCCTTGCGAAGGCTCCTGCACGGTCGGGCTGATCGGCGATCCGGTAACGATCAAGACGATCGAGCAAGCGATCATCGACCGCGCATTCGAGGAAGGCTGGGTCGTTCCGCAGCCTCCGAAGACGCGCACCGGCAAGAAGGTCGCCGTAGTCGGTTCGGGACCTGCGGGATTGGCGGCGGCAGCCCAACTGAACAAAGCGGGTCATACCGTAACGGTCTACGAAAGAGCGGATCGCGTCGGCGGACTTCTGACGTACGGGATTCCTTCCATGAAGCTGGAAAAGGATATCGTTCAGCGTCGGGTGGACTTGCTTGCCGCGGAAGGCGTGCAATTCGTCGTGAACACGGAAATCGGCAAACATATTTCTTCGCAAGAGCTGCTTGAGCAATTCGATTCCGTCGTACTGTGCGGCGGCGCCACGAAAGCCCGGCCGATCGGTAACGTCGAAGGGCATGAGCTTAAAGGGATCTACCAAGCGATGGACTACTTGAATAGCACGATCAAGAGCTATCTGGACAACGGCCTGCAGGAAGGAACTTATATTTCCGGGCACAATAAAAACGTAATCGTCATCGGCGGCGGAGATACGGGAACGGATTGCGTGGCAACCGCATTGCGCCATGGGTGCGCAAGCGTTACGCAATTCGGTACTCATGCTAAAGCTCCGTTAGAGCGCGATGCGGCAAACAATCCTTGGCCGGAATATCCTAACGTGTATACTTTGGATTACGCGCATGAGGAAGCGAAAGCTTTGTACGGGGAAGATCCCCGCGCCTTCTCCGTGTTGACGAAGAAATTCGTCGGCGACGAGAACGGTAACGTGAAAGAGCTGCATACCGTGCAAATTCGCCGTTACGTGGACGAGCAAGGTCGCAAAATTTACGAAGAAATTCCGGGTTCGGAAAAAGTATGGCCAGCGGATCTAGTTCTCGTGGCGGTCGGTTTTGAAGGACCTGAACGTACGATCATCGACCAGCTTGGCTTGGAAACGGATCGTCGCACGAACGTTAAAGCAAGATACGGCAAATATACGACGAACGTCGATAAAGTATTCGCGGCGGGCGATATGAGACGCGGACAAAGCTTGATCGTCTGGGCGATCAACGAAGGTCGCGAAGCGGCTCGCGAAGTCGACAAGTACTTGATGGGAAGCACGCAGCTTCCTTAA